One window from the genome of Drosophila albomicans strain 15112-1751.03 chromosome 2L, ASM965048v2, whole genome shotgun sequence encodes:
- the LOC117563432 gene encoding uncharacterized protein LOC117563432 produces MHSASEAAFSTRSDIKSTTNTQLNVNAKRSVHTINEDQYPELDIMSIAYKFYLDEFAHLPDDERRSRLHSLDALEMLQTIETVQKELAIYKLENHIMVDFLEKNDPKLLVGLRHRRTSILKKLHSKSKIPQDNLQHSSRHSSSKRSISMSIHMASSTVGERRKPMEYKLNYKAKAELAEKATSEVEKRVTDIERNASVEVKQLRAKIEELRYRSEETIETEKNFMLHFLRDDNDKAFLESATERQIERKLRKFTANWFKNARALLGTMRLTIVSLQETCQQHRADLITKADLSGILTAVDFEKLIIKRNELINELEEKNTHMAGLKGITGKTSLAMTEEKQAMMNLETEMRNVLNRTEEITRTISKLEKEVAIVQANNDKDNVILSELRGQLDEFEAPSVTEYIEKKEEALYLEKEEKMLQRKIYILNMKLNNVMRRCRYRDE; encoded by the exons ATGCATAGCGCATCGGAAGCAGCTTTCTCTACACGTTCCGACATCAAGTCAACCACAAATACGCAATTAAATGTGAATGCCAAGAGATCAGTGCATACGATAAATGAAGATCAATATCCAGAATTGGATATAATGAGCATTGCCTACAAGTTCTACTTGGATGAATTTGCCCACCTCCCGGATGACGAACGTCGCAGTCGCTTGCACAGTTTGGATGCCCTCGAAATGTTGCAGACCATTGAGACGGTGCAAAAGGAGTTGGCCATTTATAAGCTTGAGAATCATATAATGGTTGATTTTCTGGAGAAGAATGACCCCAAATTGTTGGTGGGATTGCGTCATCGTCGTACTTCCATCCTAAAGAAGTTgcacagcaaaagcaagaTCCCTCAGGATAATCTACAACATTCGAGTCGTCATTCTAGTTCTAAGCGTTCCATTTCCATGTCGATACACATGGCTAGCAGCACCGTGGGTGAACGACGCAAACCCATGGAGTACAAGCTCAACTACAAGGCCAAGGCCGAGCTGGCCGAGAAGGCAACCTCCGAGGTGGAGAAGCGAGTCACGGATATTGAAAGGAACG CTTCTGTGGAGGTAAAACAGTTGCGTGCGAAGATCGAAGAATTGCGATATCGCAGTGAGGAAACGATTGAGACCGAAAAGAACTTCATGCTGCACTTTCTGCGAGACGATAACGACAAAGCGTTTCTCGAGAGCGCCACCGAGCGGCAAATAGAGCGCAAACTGCGCAAGTTTACAGCCAATTGGTTCAAAAACGCTCGAGCTTTGCTTGGCACAATGCGACTGACGATTGTATCGCTGCAGGAGACGTGTCAGCAGCATCGTGCGGATCTAATCACCAAGGCGGATCTTAGTGGTATCCTGACAGCCGTCGACTTTGAGAAATTAATCATCAAACGCAACGAGTTGATCAACGAACTCGAGGAGAAGAACACGCATATGGCGGGGTTGAAAGGCATCACTGGCAAAACATCGTTGGCAATGACCGAGGAGAAGCAGGCCATGATGAATCTGGAAACGGAAATGCGCAATGTTCTCAATCGTACTGAAGAAATTACACGCACGATCTCCAAGCTTGAGAAAGAGGTTGCCATTGTGCAGGCCAACAATGACAAGGACAACGTTATTTTGTCCGAGCTTCGTGGCCAGTTGGACGAGTTTGAGGCACCGAGCGTCACCGAGTATATTGAGAAAAAGGAAGAGGCACTGTATCTCGAGAAAGAGGAAAAGATGTTGCAGCGCAAGATTTACATCCTTAATATGAAGCTCAACAATGTGATGCGCCGATGCCGATATCGGGATGAATAA